The sequence TGTGGGTAATAAAAATGGCATCGATACCGCAGGTGGTTTCTATGGTGAAGGTGCGAAGTTCTTAGGCGGTATTTATCAAGATGTATCTGATCAAGGTGGAAAAGGAACTGCAGCTGGTACGGGGACTAAATTCCAAGGAACGTTCGGTGCGGCAAAGCAATAAGATAATATGACTGTATGATACAAAAGAGAAAGCGTCCTAGGGCGCTTTTTTGCTCGATTAAACCATTAAAATCCCTTAGGATGACTAAAGTTGGGAAAGTGTTTGGAAAGTTAATGATCGTACTTAGGTAAGGATACCCATGAATAATCAATATATACGTAAACCGCTCACCGCTTCTGTTTTACTATCGATGATGGCGATTTCTCTACCCGTTATGGCAGCACCAGAATTACCAGAAATAAAACCCGATCTTGATCAAGCTGCGGAGTTGCTTAGACGCGAAAATCAGACTTCTGTGTCAGATCCTACTGCACCCTCTACCGCTATATCAGATTCTGAAGCACAAGATGCTATTAGAAGTCGTCAGCAACTTGCCAAGGCAACGGCTTATAATCTAGAAGCGCTAAAAGCCAATCCAGCAGCGTTTAGCAAGTATTTAAATGATGCATTGTCTGCACAAGATATGGTAACGGTTAAAGAGTTATTGCCGCATTACAAAGCGTTAAAAACCAATGATCCAATGCTGATCAAATTCGCTGATGCGCTCATATATCGCAGTGAAGCCAAAAACAAACAAGCCATTGCCATTTATCGTGACATGCTTGCAACTGATCCAGACTTTCATCCGGTACGTTTGAATATGGCCATTGCCATGCAAGCAGACAAGCAGTATGTGGCGGCAAAGGAGCAGTTTCTAAAATTGCAGGCAGTTGAGTTACCAGCACCCGTCATGGCTAGGGTGCAAAACTCATTGGCGCAGATCAATAGTTCAGAAAAATGGCAATTCAATGCCTCTGCCAGTTATGTAAGAGAGACTAATATTAATGACGCGCCATCGTCATCTATTCAATCTGACTTAGGGCGCTCGATTGAGCAAAAATCAGCCAATGGCCTTCAGGTGTCTGCTAGCGCGAATAAACGCTTTAACTTACCGAATAATTTCTATGCTACAGTGGGTGGTAATGCATCCCTAAAAGGATATTGGGATGAGCCTGACTATAACGATTATCTATTCACTGCCTCTACGGGAGTCGGCTACGATGATGCCAAAAACGACGTTTCTTTGACCCCATTTATCACCAAACGCTATTATGATGAAGCGCCCTATAGTTTGCGTAAAGGCGCAACTGTCAGCGGCTCACGCTGGGTTAAGCCAAAGCTAAAACTGTCAGCGACTGGTATTTTGTCCAAAGAAACCTTTGAAGATGATAGCAATGCAAATCGCGAAACAGATGGTAGATTCCTTGGTTTAAATGCATTTTATATTAAGGATGCCAAGGAATACTTTTATGGGGGTGTAGGTAATTATCGAAACGATGTGCCCAAATCGAGTATTATTAGCTATGATCGTAATTCTGTAAACGCTGGTTGGGGTCGTGAATGGAGGCGTGGACTCTCCACATTAGCAACAGTAGGTTATGGTATCAAGGACTATGACGATCCTGCAGATGCTTATCCAGCAGGAAGTGGCGCATGGAAAGGCTATTATAATGCGGTAGGCGGCGTGCCGGGCTCAACCAGAGAAGACAAATCCACTTCATTAGGTTTGCAAGTCTGGAAACGTGACTTTACCTTGTATGGTTTGACACCGCGTTTGGTCTTTGATTATGAAACAACTTCAAGCAACTTTGCTTACTATGATGATCGTGATGAAAAGTCTGCAACGGTGTTGTTAACAAAGACCTTTTGACGTAACCTATTTGACGCTTTGAGCCAGTAATAAAAAACCTCGCCAATAATGTCGAGGTTTTTTTATAGTGATAATTATATCGATAAGCTTATTTATTTAAATTAAGTTCCATTTCTTTAAATTTCGCAGTAACAGAGGCTTTTGGACCGCCTGTCATGATACTTACCGCAAAAATGGCGATTGTACTTAAGATAAAGCCCGGAACGATAGCATATAACCAGCTATTGAGTGCCATGCCATTCATCTGGAAAGGACCGTAAATCCATAGGATAACCGTCAATGCACCAACGACCATACCAGCAACTGCACCATTACGGTTCATACCGCGCCAGATGAGGCTGAAAATAACCAACGGTCCAAATGCGGCACCAAACCCTGCCCAAGCGTTAGAAACCAAATTCAATACTGAGCTTTCTGGATTAGAAGCCAGTAAAATGGCAACAACGGCGACAATGATTACGGAAATGCGGCCGACCAATACTTGACGCGCCTCAGGTGCATCTTGATCAAAAAACAACTTATAGACATCTTTAGTCAATGAGCTTGATACCACCAATAGCTGTGATGAGATGGTACTCATAATCGCAGCTAAAATTGCAGCTAATAAGAAGCCTGAAACCAATGGATGGAATAAAAACTGCGTAAATACTAAAAAGATGGTTTCAGGATCATCTAAAGTCATCGCTGTCTTTTGCACATACGCACGACCAGCAAAACCTGTCATCAGTGCCCCGATAAGGCTGACAATCATCCAGCTCATACCGATGTTACGGGCAGTAGGGACATCTTTGACTGAGCGAATGGCCATAAAACGTACAATGATGTGTGGCTGACCAAAATAACCTAAACCCCATGCCATCAATGACACAATACCAAGGATACTCATCCCATTAGTAATGTTAAGCAAGCTTGGATCGATATTTCTAACCGCTTGAGTGGTGGCTGAAATACCACCCAGATCAGTGAAAGCGACGACGGGAACAATGACCATCGCAAATAGCATGATGATACCCTGTACAAAGTCAGTCATTGAAACGGCTAAGAAACCACCGAATAACGTATAAGCAACGACAACGCCAGCGGTGACCCATAGACCAGTGCTATAAGAAAGATTCAGTGAGCTTTCGAAGAGTTTACCACCGCCTACTAGGCTTGCAGCAGTATAAACCGTGAAGAATAAAATGATAACCACGGCTGAGATAACACGCAGCATATGCGACTTATCTTCAAAGCGGTTGGCGAAATAATCGGGTAGAGTGATGGCATTGTCAGCCACTTCGGTATAAACGCGAAGGCGCGGTGCCACGATAAGGTAGTTTAAAAATGCACCAAGTGTCAAACCAAGTGCGATCCATATACTCACGACACCGTCAGCATACATATAGCCGGGCAAGCCAAGTAGTAACCAACCTGACATATCTGATGCACCTGCCGATAGTGCAGTGACTGCTGGACCTAAACTGCGTCCTCCTAACATATAGCCTTCAGTATCATTGGCTTGCTTAAAGTAAGCGTAAATGCCAATACCAATCATCACTAAAAAATAGGCGCCAAGTGATACCAGCACGCCACTAGAAACTCCGTTCATATAAATTGTCCTTAACCAACATGGTTGGCGGTAATTATTTTAACTATAAAGATTAAGTGTTATAAGACGATGTCCCAAACAATATCTAAAGACGAAAAAAGCCATTAAGTAGGACATAATGGCTTTTATTCAATATCTGCTGTTAGTTTTATATGATTGATGCTGTTCTAG is a genomic window of Psychrobacter cibarius containing:
- a CDS encoding porin family protein, with protein sequence MNNQYIRKPLTASVLLSMMAISLPVMAAPELPEIKPDLDQAAELLRRENQTSVSDPTAPSTAISDSEAQDAIRSRQQLAKATAYNLEALKANPAAFSKYLNDALSAQDMVTVKELLPHYKALKTNDPMLIKFADALIYRSEAKNKQAIAIYRDMLATDPDFHPVRLNMAIAMQADKQYVAAKEQFLKLQAVELPAPVMARVQNSLAQINSSEKWQFNASASYVRETNINDAPSSSIQSDLGRSIEQKSANGLQVSASANKRFNLPNNFYATVGGNASLKGYWDEPDYNDYLFTASTGVGYDDAKNDVSLTPFITKRYYDEAPYSLRKGATVSGSRWVKPKLKLSATGILSKETFEDDSNANRETDGRFLGLNAFYIKDAKEYFYGGVGNYRNDVPKSSIISYDRNSVNAGWGREWRRGLSTLATVGYGIKDYDDPADAYPAGSGAWKGYYNAVGGVPGSTREDKSTSLGLQVWKRDFTLYGLTPRLVFDYETTSSNFAYYDDRDEKSATVLLTKTF
- the putP gene encoding sodium/proline symporter PutP; the encoded protein is MNGVSSGVLVSLGAYFLVMIGIGIYAYFKQANDTEGYMLGGRSLGPAVTALSAGASDMSGWLLLGLPGYMYADGVVSIWIALGLTLGAFLNYLIVAPRLRVYTEVADNAITLPDYFANRFEDKSHMLRVISAVVIILFFTVYTAASLVGGGKLFESSLNLSYSTGLWVTAGVVVAYTLFGGFLAVSMTDFVQGIIMLFAMVIVPVVAFTDLGGISATTQAVRNIDPSLLNITNGMSILGIVSLMAWGLGYFGQPHIIVRFMAIRSVKDVPTARNIGMSWMIVSLIGALMTGFAGRAYVQKTAMTLDDPETIFLVFTQFLFHPLVSGFLLAAILAAIMSTISSQLLVVSSSLTKDVYKLFFDQDAPEARQVLVGRISVIIVAVVAILLASNPESSVLNLVSNAWAGFGAAFGPLVIFSLIWRGMNRNGAVAGMVVGALTVILWIYGPFQMNGMALNSWLYAIVPGFILSTIAIFAVSIMTGGPKASVTAKFKEMELNLNK